From one Dysidea avara chromosome 9, odDysAvar1.4, whole genome shotgun sequence genomic stretch:
- the LOC136267821 gene encoding uncharacterized protein isoform X2, whose product MDGQDCARACTPENSTQKRARSSPTLQTPHREPKRIPLRQQDQNRNSLSPRVLSQTFRNRSNHIHNPKPKERWTDSELRALTDFVLFHCEGNAWPAHKREDFWGSASEFVQARSGLSTCRTAQACRFQVVGGLSKKYKTPKEAEADFCGQDSTARVTPVNEPMRSAQNSPAPDTGNENPPTFADLFSSLPEDTQLQTLSGLFSSYLLSCHDLQVPDDFLCHSANAMLQLRLNKCTNVLYNLAKGMGTLREDNTDSKFPMKRMPMGLVEYAASFFACDDLREISCPPDYRSWQQSMYCQFGQKWTKLLRGPMWSVVFSGQSSEEAENNSHSQSTMKALVNIPALSDRTMRRDIESSNIHLNSQIQISVLDEAARSSPEAWWWLKADGCDITKGLKESVKQQWSGDVDLNDGCLQQQFKGYKQRLEEADKVGLQKDRAGEDLDRTLQDLVKDLDFIYSELKQSNDTYSEKLQSNKYIEKDLINLSWKIKELGDLNEMGRSLHTEVNLLYSRLEAGQCFWEQENIPRLLTDIRKKLRSFIKGITRHQRTAATHILVFMISQEMRRTKPYAIPVQCIPYKGLSDLKVRELSNRIIEEMTKRKMKVAGFTTDGEWNSLRSKGNTRPLSVFQVLSDARRKYSRTGLQTMIGMLSPLCNADGVVTARVHNDAVHTDLLNQIHGWITAGAKQDDVIERLRLKTVPTGYNVHTWIQGKDETQVDKLRSILAQLEYKHQIDLWHSKGIPFKDYLYVPEVHPITGLQFCEREDEAHILKRIGHSLRTGGHADIELERFQEALHDSSAGLTYTALSGVRKQSVEDVERLFSKSLVKWMEEKEYNAEAQHLRIVCNWRRACDERRLTRVQRSEFNNDFLNYLLDDLMPWHKEEKLRDFSLLEVNRSIAGVRGFSRETIIALAANIESREWRCKYLAANNEPPEHPRASTTDDVECFFSVLRDSVGKDFTLKEVQFGWRRVVHEFAKRLDPELPFYYYTSSRSRFYEGEMPDFDTKGNKSSKPKRIPQYELLGSNNRVTLSVRKSTSIRTSFHNLPVKLPPPPGTVYQLTDEHSYSIHKK is encoded by the exons ATGGATGGTCAGGATTGCGCGAGAGCATGTACTCCGGAAAATTCTACTCAGAAGCGTGCAAGAAGTTCCCCAACGCTGCAAACACCTCATAGAGAGCCAAAGCGGATTCCTCTTAGACAGCAGGACCAGAATAGGAACAGTTTGTCGCCACGTGTTTTATCACAAACCTTTAGAAACAGGTCGAATCATATTCATAATCCTAAACCAAAGGAGAGATGGACTGATTCCGAATTAAGAGCACTGACTGATTTTGTGCTGTTTCATTGTGAAGGTAATGCATGGCCAGCTCACAAGCGTGAAGATTTCTGGGGAAGTGCCAGTGAATTTGTGCAAGCTAGATCAGGCCTGAGCACGTGCAGAACTG CACAAGCTTGCCGATTCCAAGTAGTTGGAGGCTTATCCAAAAAGTACAAGACGCCAAAAGAGGCAGAGGCCGACTTTTGTGGACAGGATTCTACTGCACGTGTGACACCTGTGAATGAGCCCATGCGTagtgcacaaaattcacctgcaCCTGATACAGGAAATGAAAATCCACCCACATTTGCTGATCTGTTTAGCAGCCTACCAGAGGAtactcaactacaaacactCTCTGGGCTTTTCTCTTCATATCTGTTATCTTGTCATGACCTGCAAGTTCCTGATGATTTCCTGTGCCATTCAGCAAATGCCATGTTACAGTTAAggctaaataaatgtacaaacGTTTTGTACAACTTAGCTAAAGGAATGGGGACACTAAGGGAAGATAACACCGACTCGAAATTTCCCATGAAACGTATGCCTATGGGCTTAGTTGAGTATGCTGCCAGCTTTTTTGCTTGCGATGACCTACGAGAG ATATCTTGTCCTCCTGATTACCGGTCATGGCAGCAAAGCATGTACTGCCAATTTGGACAGAAGTGGACAAAATTACTCCGGGGGCCCATGTGGAGTGTAGTGTTTTCTGGACAATCATCAGAAGAGGCAGAAAACAACTCACATAGTCAAAGCACTATGAAA GCATTAGTCAACATTCCAGCCCTGTCGGATAGAACAATGCGCCGTGACATCGAATCAAGTAACATACATTTGAATTCACAAATCCAG ATTTCTGTTCTTGATGAAGCTGCCAGGTCGAGCCCTGAGGCATGGTGGTGGCTAAAAGCTGATGGGTGTGACATCACCAAAGGCCTTAAAGAATCTGTGAAGCAACAGTGGAGTGGTGATGTTGATCTAAATGATGGCTGTTTGCAGCAGCAGTTTAAGGGTTATAAGCAACGATTGGAGGAGGCCGATAAGGTTGGTCTACAAAAGGATAGAGCTGGGGAAGATCTAGATCGCACCTTGCAAGATTTAGTGAAGGACTTGGACTTCATTTATTCAG AATTGAAGCAGTCAAATGATACTTACTCAGAGAAGTTGCAGTCCAATAAGTACATTGAAAAAGACCTCATCAACTTGAGCTGGAAGATAAAGGAACTTGGGGACTTAAATGAAATGGGAAGATCCTTGCATACAGAAGTTAATTTATTGTATAGCAGATTGGAAGCTGGTCAGTGCTTTTGGGAGCAAGAAAACATTCCTAGACTCTTGACAGATATTCGGAAGAAGTTACGTTCCTTTATTAAAGGAATAACACGCCACCAACGTACTGCAGCAACCCATATTTTGGTTTTCATGATTAGCCAAGAGATGCGAAGAACAAAACCATATGCGATACCAGTTCAGTGTATACCATACAAGGGCTTGTCTGATTTAAAAGTTCGTGAGCTCTCCAACAGGATTATTGAAGAAATGACTAAGAGGAAGATGAAGGTGGCAG gaTTCACTACAGATGGCGAGTGGAATTCTCTACGGAGTAAAGGGAATACTCGTCCATTGTCTGTGTTTCAAGTCCTTAGTGATGCCAGAAGAAAGTATTCGCGTACAGGGCTACAGACAATGATTGGAATGTTGAGTCCATTGT GTAATGCTGACGGAGTTGTTACAGCACGTGTTCATAATGATGCTGTGCATACAGACCTACTCAATCAAATTCATGGGTGGATTACGGCAGGTGCAAAACAAGATGATGTAATTGAGCGACTCAGGTTAAAGACCGTGCCTACAGGCTATAATGTTCATACCTGGATACAAG GTAAAGATGAGACGCAAGTAGACAAGTTGAGATCCATTTTGGCCCAGTTGGAATATAAGCACCAAATAGATCTGTGGCACTCCAAAGGAATTCCTTTCAAAGATTATTTGTATGTTCCGGAAGTACATCCAATCACGGGACTTCAGTTTTGTGAACGAGAGGATGAAGCTCACATATTGAAG CGCATTGGACACAGTCTTAGAACCGGAGGACATGCTGACATAGAGTTAGAAAGGTTTCAGGAAGCTTTACATGACTCGTCTGCTGGGCTGACTTACACAGCTCTATCAGGTGTCCGTAAACAATCTGTAGAGGACGTAGAGAGACTGTTTAGCAAGTCTTTAGTGAAATGGATGGAGGAGAAGGAATACAATGCAGAGGCCCAACATCTTAGGATTGTCTGTAACTGGAGACGTGCCTGTGATGAAAGGAGGCTTACAAGGGTACAACGTAGTGAATTTAACAACGATTTTCTGAATTACCTGCTTGATGATTTAATGCCTTGGCACAAAGAAGAGAAACTAAGAGATTTTAGTTTACTGGAAGTTAACAG AAGCATTGCGGGTGTGAGAGGGTTCAGTAGGGAGACAATAATTGCACTTGCTGCTAACATTGAATCTCGTGAGTGGAGGTGTAAATACCTTGCTGCTAACAATGAACCACCCGAGCACCCCAGGGCAAGTACAACCGATGACGTGGAGTGTTTCTTTAGTGTTTTGCGGGATAGTGTGGGAAAAGATTTCACACTGAAAGAG GTTCAATTTGGCTGGAGAAGAGTTGTACATGAGTTTGCTAAAAGGCTTGATCCAGAATTGCCTTTTTATTACTACACGTCATCTCGAAGTCGTTTTTATGAGGGAGAAATGCCTGATTTTGATACGAAAGGAAACAAAAGTTCCAAGCCAAAGCGTATACCTCAGTATGAATTGCTCGGATCTAACAATAGAGTTACACTTTCTGTCCGTAAATCTACTTCAATCAGAACCTCCTTTCACAATTTACCAGTCAAGCTACCACCACCACCTGGCACGGTTTATCAATTAACAGATGAGCATTCATATTCAATTCATAAGAAATAA
- the LOC136266878 gene encoding 52 kDa repressor of the inhibitor of the protein kinase-like, translating to MKKLEITKTYSLERKNVDSGFAKIFEHSKRVAEKVDCTIQMPRIASRQKHCSNAAADNPCEYFQRNVAIPLLDHIISFLDQQFCDSSVTAIMLLGLVPSILCRKNINLETAVSKYSADLPSPELFQMELKRWKNRYTGKKTRERPSSAGEALKECDKDMFPNIFVLLQIACTIPVTSCECGRSASGLRCLNNFLRALMGKDRLSHLALMHIHYDTPIDLDSVVDTFATQHPRRLELDSLP from the coding sequence ATGAAGAAATTAGAGATTACCAAAACTTACAGCCTTGAGCGGAAAAATGTTGACTCTGGGTTTGCTAAGATATTTGAACACAGCAAAAGAGTTGCAGAAAAAGTAGATTGCACCATTCAAATGCCACGCATTGCCTCTAGGCAGAAGCATTGTAGCAATGCTGCAGCAGATAATCCTTGTGAATACTTTCAAAGGAATGTAGCAATACCACTGCTGGACCACATAATTTCTTTCTTGGACCAGCAGTTCTGTGATTCATCTGTTACTGCTATTATGCTGTTAGGGCTTGTGCCATCTATTCTTTGCAGAAAGAATATTAACCTTGAAACAGCTGTTTCCAAATACAGTGCAGATCTTCCATCCCCAGAACTATTCCAAATGGAACTTAAGCGTTGGAAAAATCGCTATACTGGTAAGAAAACCAGAGAAAGACCATCATCAGCTGGAGAAGCACTAAAGGAGTGTGACAAGGATATGTTTCCCAACATATTTGTACTTTTACAGATTGCTTGTACCATTCCAGTAACATCCTGCGAATGTGGGAGGAGTGCAAGTGGATTGAGGTGTTTAAATAATTTTCTAAGGGCATTAATGGGAAAAGATCGGCTCTCCCATTTGGCATTAATGCATATACACTATGACACTCCAATAGATCTTGACAGTGTAGTAGATACTTTTGCCACACAACATCCACGTAGACTCGAGCTGGATTCACTGCCCTGa
- the LOC136267823 gene encoding uncharacterized protein, with amino-acid sequence MAQYAYVDVLAKGNSFQYVVPNFPVYKPVLREIKLCWEDQDDGTVHYFDGFAHDTDLLDHPLPAVARLPVSFDNAFLIDEEDFSKAVDLSQYTLFCDNKIFVMWNWEWFDFDREEPSDEGSDIVVEDQGLDSLSDEEDLTNSFITHSVVFKCIGATKEHRYQELLGLAKQKLKDGHTVPVKLQKEPSNNIDSRSIAFMCKVDKDWERIGYVVSEALPDVHHAMDHNKILKIYFDWIRFKLYKTPGLYAGIIITKNGTWSRVVVQCSSASQ; translated from the exons ATGGCGCAGTACGCCTACGTCGATGTACTCGCGAAGGGGAACTCGTTTCAATACGTTGTTCCCAACTTTCCTGTATATAAACCTGTTTTAAGGGAAATCAAATTATGTTGGGAGGATCAGGATGATGGTACTGTACACTACTTCGACGGTTTTGCTCACGACACTGATTTGTTGGATCACCCTCTCCCTGCAGTGGCCCGGCTCCCTGTTAGCTTTGATAACGCCTTCTTAATAGAC GAAGAAGATTTTAGTAAAGCTGTTGATCTGTCTCAATACACATTGTTCTGTGATAATAAGATTTTCGTGATGTGGAATTGGGAGTGGTTTGATTTTGATCGCGAAGAACCCAGTGATGAAGGGTCAGATATTGTTGTCGAGGATCAAGGATTAGACTCTCTCAGTGATGAAGAGGATCTCACTAATTCCTTTATTACCCATTCAGTGGTGTTCAAGTGCATAGGGGCAACAAAAGAACATCGTTACCAAGAGTTACTGGGATTGGCCAAGCAGAAGTTAAAGGATGGTCACACAGTTCCTGTTAAGCTTCAAAAGGAGCCCAGCAATAATATTGATTCCCGTTCCATTGCATTTATGTGCAAGGTTGATAAGGATTGGGAACGGATTGGATATGTTGTGTCAGAAGCTCTTCCTGATGTGCACCACGCTATGGATCACAATAAAATTCTTAAGATATACTTTGATTGGATTAGATTCAAACTGTATAAAACTCCAGGCTTGTATGCTGGaattattattacaaaaaaTGGAACATGGTCCCGAGTTGTTGTACAATGTAGTAGTGCTAGtcaataa
- the LOC136267821 gene encoding uncharacterized protein isoform X1, whose protein sequence is MDGQDCARACTPENSTQKRARSSPTLQTPHREPKRIPLRQQDQNRNSLSPRVLSQTFRNRSNHIHNPKPKERWTDSELRALTDFVLFHCEGNAWPAHKREDFWGSASEFVQARSGLSTCRTAQACRFQVVGGLSKKYKTPKEAEADFCGQDSTARVTPVNEPMRSAQNSPAPDTGNENPPTFADLFSSLPEDTQLQTLSGLFSSYLLSCHDLQVPDDFLCHSANAMLQLRLNKCTNVLYNLAKGMGTLREDNTDSKFPMKRMPMGLVEYAASFFACDDLREVIFCKEIRLLISFHTQISCPPDYRSWQQSMYCQFGQKWTKLLRGPMWSVVFSGQSSEEAENNSHSQSTMKALVNIPALSDRTMRRDIESSNIHLNSQIQISVLDEAARSSPEAWWWLKADGCDITKGLKESVKQQWSGDVDLNDGCLQQQFKGYKQRLEEADKVGLQKDRAGEDLDRTLQDLVKDLDFIYSELKQSNDTYSEKLQSNKYIEKDLINLSWKIKELGDLNEMGRSLHTEVNLLYSRLEAGQCFWEQENIPRLLTDIRKKLRSFIKGITRHQRTAATHILVFMISQEMRRTKPYAIPVQCIPYKGLSDLKVRELSNRIIEEMTKRKMKVAGFTTDGEWNSLRSKGNTRPLSVFQVLSDARRKYSRTGLQTMIGMLSPLCNADGVVTARVHNDAVHTDLLNQIHGWITAGAKQDDVIERLRLKTVPTGYNVHTWIQGKDETQVDKLRSILAQLEYKHQIDLWHSKGIPFKDYLYVPEVHPITGLQFCEREDEAHILKRIGHSLRTGGHADIELERFQEALHDSSAGLTYTALSGVRKQSVEDVERLFSKSLVKWMEEKEYNAEAQHLRIVCNWRRACDERRLTRVQRSEFNNDFLNYLLDDLMPWHKEEKLRDFSLLEVNRSIAGVRGFSRETIIALAANIESREWRCKYLAANNEPPEHPRASTTDDVECFFSVLRDSVGKDFTLKEVQFGWRRVVHEFAKRLDPELPFYYYTSSRSRFYEGEMPDFDTKGNKSSKPKRIPQYELLGSNNRVTLSVRKSTSIRTSFHNLPVKLPPPPGTVYQLTDEHSYSIHKK, encoded by the exons ATGGATGGTCAGGATTGCGCGAGAGCATGTACTCCGGAAAATTCTACTCAGAAGCGTGCAAGAAGTTCCCCAACGCTGCAAACACCTCATAGAGAGCCAAAGCGGATTCCTCTTAGACAGCAGGACCAGAATAGGAACAGTTTGTCGCCACGTGTTTTATCACAAACCTTTAGAAACAGGTCGAATCATATTCATAATCCTAAACCAAAGGAGAGATGGACTGATTCCGAATTAAGAGCACTGACTGATTTTGTGCTGTTTCATTGTGAAGGTAATGCATGGCCAGCTCACAAGCGTGAAGATTTCTGGGGAAGTGCCAGTGAATTTGTGCAAGCTAGATCAGGCCTGAGCACGTGCAGAACTG CACAAGCTTGCCGATTCCAAGTAGTTGGAGGCTTATCCAAAAAGTACAAGACGCCAAAAGAGGCAGAGGCCGACTTTTGTGGACAGGATTCTACTGCACGTGTGACACCTGTGAATGAGCCCATGCGTagtgcacaaaattcacctgcaCCTGATACAGGAAATGAAAATCCACCCACATTTGCTGATCTGTTTAGCAGCCTACCAGAGGAtactcaactacaaacactCTCTGGGCTTTTCTCTTCATATCTGTTATCTTGTCATGACCTGCAAGTTCCTGATGATTTCCTGTGCCATTCAGCAAATGCCATGTTACAGTTAAggctaaataaatgtacaaacGTTTTGTACAACTTAGCTAAAGGAATGGGGACACTAAGGGAAGATAACACCGACTCGAAATTTCCCATGAAACGTATGCCTATGGGCTTAGTTGAGTATGCTGCCAGCTTTTTTGCTTGCGATGACCTACGAGAGGTAATTTTCTGTAAGGAAATAAGGCTGTTAATCTCTTTTCACACCCAGATATCTTGTCCTCCTGATTACCGGTCATGGCAGCAAAGCATGTACTGCCAATTTGGACAGAAGTGGACAAAATTACTCCGGGGGCCCATGTGGAGTGTAGTGTTTTCTGGACAATCATCAGAAGAGGCAGAAAACAACTCACATAGTCAAAGCACTATGAAA GCATTAGTCAACATTCCAGCCCTGTCGGATAGAACAATGCGCCGTGACATCGAATCAAGTAACATACATTTGAATTCACAAATCCAG ATTTCTGTTCTTGATGAAGCTGCCAGGTCGAGCCCTGAGGCATGGTGGTGGCTAAAAGCTGATGGGTGTGACATCACCAAAGGCCTTAAAGAATCTGTGAAGCAACAGTGGAGTGGTGATGTTGATCTAAATGATGGCTGTTTGCAGCAGCAGTTTAAGGGTTATAAGCAACGATTGGAGGAGGCCGATAAGGTTGGTCTACAAAAGGATAGAGCTGGGGAAGATCTAGATCGCACCTTGCAAGATTTAGTGAAGGACTTGGACTTCATTTATTCAG AATTGAAGCAGTCAAATGATACTTACTCAGAGAAGTTGCAGTCCAATAAGTACATTGAAAAAGACCTCATCAACTTGAGCTGGAAGATAAAGGAACTTGGGGACTTAAATGAAATGGGAAGATCCTTGCATACAGAAGTTAATTTATTGTATAGCAGATTGGAAGCTGGTCAGTGCTTTTGGGAGCAAGAAAACATTCCTAGACTCTTGACAGATATTCGGAAGAAGTTACGTTCCTTTATTAAAGGAATAACACGCCACCAACGTACTGCAGCAACCCATATTTTGGTTTTCATGATTAGCCAAGAGATGCGAAGAACAAAACCATATGCGATACCAGTTCAGTGTATACCATACAAGGGCTTGTCTGATTTAAAAGTTCGTGAGCTCTCCAACAGGATTATTGAAGAAATGACTAAGAGGAAGATGAAGGTGGCAG gaTTCACTACAGATGGCGAGTGGAATTCTCTACGGAGTAAAGGGAATACTCGTCCATTGTCTGTGTTTCAAGTCCTTAGTGATGCCAGAAGAAAGTATTCGCGTACAGGGCTACAGACAATGATTGGAATGTTGAGTCCATTGT GTAATGCTGACGGAGTTGTTACAGCACGTGTTCATAATGATGCTGTGCATACAGACCTACTCAATCAAATTCATGGGTGGATTACGGCAGGTGCAAAACAAGATGATGTAATTGAGCGACTCAGGTTAAAGACCGTGCCTACAGGCTATAATGTTCATACCTGGATACAAG GTAAAGATGAGACGCAAGTAGACAAGTTGAGATCCATTTTGGCCCAGTTGGAATATAAGCACCAAATAGATCTGTGGCACTCCAAAGGAATTCCTTTCAAAGATTATTTGTATGTTCCGGAAGTACATCCAATCACGGGACTTCAGTTTTGTGAACGAGAGGATGAAGCTCACATATTGAAG CGCATTGGACACAGTCTTAGAACCGGAGGACATGCTGACATAGAGTTAGAAAGGTTTCAGGAAGCTTTACATGACTCGTCTGCTGGGCTGACTTACACAGCTCTATCAGGTGTCCGTAAACAATCTGTAGAGGACGTAGAGAGACTGTTTAGCAAGTCTTTAGTGAAATGGATGGAGGAGAAGGAATACAATGCAGAGGCCCAACATCTTAGGATTGTCTGTAACTGGAGACGTGCCTGTGATGAAAGGAGGCTTACAAGGGTACAACGTAGTGAATTTAACAACGATTTTCTGAATTACCTGCTTGATGATTTAATGCCTTGGCACAAAGAAGAGAAACTAAGAGATTTTAGTTTACTGGAAGTTAACAG AAGCATTGCGGGTGTGAGAGGGTTCAGTAGGGAGACAATAATTGCACTTGCTGCTAACATTGAATCTCGTGAGTGGAGGTGTAAATACCTTGCTGCTAACAATGAACCACCCGAGCACCCCAGGGCAAGTACAACCGATGACGTGGAGTGTTTCTTTAGTGTTTTGCGGGATAGTGTGGGAAAAGATTTCACACTGAAAGAG GTTCAATTTGGCTGGAGAAGAGTTGTACATGAGTTTGCTAAAAGGCTTGATCCAGAATTGCCTTTTTATTACTACACGTCATCTCGAAGTCGTTTTTATGAGGGAGAAATGCCTGATTTTGATACGAAAGGAAACAAAAGTTCCAAGCCAAAGCGTATACCTCAGTATGAATTGCTCGGATCTAACAATAGAGTTACACTTTCTGTCCGTAAATCTACTTCAATCAGAACCTCCTTTCACAATTTACCAGTCAAGCTACCACCACCACCTGGCACGGTTTATCAATTAACAGATGAGCATTCATATTCAATTCATAAGAAATAA